Proteins found in one Salvia splendens isolate huo1 chromosome 10, SspV2, whole genome shotgun sequence genomic segment:
- the LOC121752707 gene encoding uncharacterized protein At2g24330-like, with protein sequence MAEESKNDQGEAVTSTATKIKKMKKHKGVLSRLWAAVFGLGSNDFEKRLRHISKEEAAVLSRIAKRCQTSRRSTRQFIILSVILEAIAVVYAIMTTRSLDLNWRLRAFRVLPMFLLPVLFFVAYSAFRSYTKMRDAKDHKTLENLQAERQAKINELKEKTNYYTTQQLIQRYDPDPAAKAAAATVLASKLGAETGLKVYLGDDSNPTATAGKSSDVEVAAAIGLRNRKQSHSHTYSMESGFTDHSEEAMLTLSGVEGVRMSQQHAMVVEHHPQSGLHSHDHGGWIARVAALLVGEDPTQSYALICGNCHMHNGLARKEEFSYITYYCPHCNALNRQKEADDRLSGTMSPTLTSNDSEAAPSEAGSTADKASQCSSPTAAHAES encoded by the exons ATGGCTGAAGAGTCGAAGAATGATCAAGGGGAGGCTGTGACATCTACAGCTACTAAGATTAAGAAGATGAAGAAACACAAAGGAGTCCTATCTAGATTATGGGCAGCAGTTTTTGGCTTAGGCAGCAACGACTTTGAAAAGAGGCTGCGACATATATCCAAGGAAGAGGCTGCTGTGCTTTCCAGAATCGCAAAGCGTTGTCAAACTTCTCGGAGAAGCACTAGGCAATTTATTATACTCTCTGTTATTTTAGAG GCAATTGCAGTAGTTTATGCAATAATGACCACGAGATCGTTGGACTTGAACTGGCGTTTAAGGGCATTTCGGGTCTTACCTATGTTTCTGCTGCCAGTATTATTTTTCGTTGCCTACTCAGCGTTTAGAAGCTACACAAAAATGC GTGATGCCAAGGACCACAAAACTTTGGAAAACCTCCAGGCCGAGAGACAGGCGAAAATCAACGAActgaaagaaaaaacaaattacTACACAACTCAACAGCTTATACAG AGGTATGATCCTGATCCAGCAGCAAAAGCAGCGGCCGCCACTGTACTGGCGTCCAAGTTGGGTGCAGAGACCGGCCTGAAAGTATATCTGGGAGACGATTCCAACCCCACTGCCACAGCCGGAAAGAGCAGTGATGTGGAAGTTGCAGCTGCTATTGGACTACGGAACAGAAAGCAGTCCCACTCACATACCTACAGCATGGAAAGTGGATTCACCGATCATTCTGAAGAAGCCATGCTTACCCTGTCTGGAGTCGAGGGTGTGCGCATGTCTCAGCAGCACGCGATGGTCGTTGAGCATCATCCTCAATCAGGCCTGCACTCACATGACCATGGAGGCTGGATTGCTCGAGTTGCTGCATTGCTCGTGGGAGAGGATCCTACGCAGTCGTACGCTCTTATATGTGGAaactgccatatgcacaatg GGCTGGCCAGGAAAGAGGAGTTCTCATACATCACTTACTACTGCCCCCATTGCAATGCCTTGAATAGGCAAAAGGAGGCCGATGATCGTCTCTCTGGTACCATGTCCCCCACTCTAACCTCCAACGACTCGGAAGCTGCACCAAGTGAAGCAGGCTCAACGGCGGATAAGGCCTCGCAGTGCAGTAGCCCAACAGCCGCCCATGCTGAAAGTTGA